From the genome of Thermoflexus hugenholtzii JAD2:
GATGGCCTGCATCCCCTCGTAATCGAAGCGGCTGGGGGTAGCCATGGGCGAATCCTCCGGATGTTCGAGATGCTCCATATAGATGATAGACATCGGCTTGCGCGTCTCGTTCTTCTATGCTGGACAAGGGCGAGGAGAGGACTTGAGATGGAAGGCTCCCCTTTTTGAGTGTCAGGGGGTGGGCTCGGAATCCCCTCGGAGACGTCGCGGCGGTTCTTCGGGGAGGGGGTGCGCGCAGCGGATGATCCGCGATGTTCTCTCCGAGCTTCGATCGGGCGGGCAGATGCCCACGGCGTCTGCCCGCCCGCTGGGTGGGGAAGCCGGCGAGCTCACCGGCCTCGGGCCTTTTGGAGCAGCTCGTTGGTGAAGACCCGCTCGATCTCCACGGGTTTCGGGATGGCGTTGTAGCGCCGCAGGACCTCATACAGGGCTTCCCACTGCTCTCGGGTCTGCCAGCCCAGGCCATGGGCTCGCGTGACCTCCGACTCCGCGTCCTTCAGCTCGGTCTCCAGCATGAAGCGCATGTGGCCCCGGTCCGCCTGAGGCGCGTATCGGAGCACGATGTCCACCGCCTCCTCCGGGTTCGCCCGCGCGTCCTCAATCCCCTTCAACGCCGCCCGCAGGAAGCGGACCAGCAGGCCCGGATCCCGCTGGATCTGCTCCTCGCTGGTCACGTAGGTCAACCCCAGGGTCGGCACCCCATAGTCCGCGGCATCCCACATCACCAGCTCGTAGCCCATCTGCTGCAGCAGATAGGGCTCATTGGACTTAAAGAGGGGATACACATCCACCAGCCCCTGGACCAGCACCCGCGGGTCGAAACCGACGTTGACCAGCTCCACCCGATTTCGATCCACCCCGGCCGCCTCCATAATGGCGAACAGGTCCGGGGGAGGCGTCCCCTTGTAACCCACCTTCTTGCCCTCCCAATCCTTAGGGGTCTGCATCCCCGAGGACTTCAGGGCGGCGAAGGCCTGCTGCCCTCGCTGGCCGATGAGGGCGATAGAGACCAGAGGGAGCCCCGGGTCCGCCCGCCGCTGGAGCAACACCGCCGCGTCCTGGGTGGTCACCTGGACGCCCCCGGCCATCAGCAGCTGGAGATGCTCCCCGCGGCCGGTGGAATGCTGGATCTCCACGTCCAGCCCTTCCGCGGCGAAGTAGCCCTTCTCCTTCGCCACATACACACCGACGAAGGGCAGGTTGGCCTGGGGCTTGTAGCCGGCCATGAAGACCATGTGCCGGAGGGCCGGGGTGGGGGTCGCCGGCGGGGCCGGCGTGGTGCACCCCGCTATCAGGATCAGCACCAGGACGATCCCTGCGCGAAGCTGCGCGCCGATGGAATTGCTGAAGAACCGCATCGTCACCTCCGAAACGATGGGGATGGGATGAAAGGCGTTGGGCCTTCTGAGGAAAGGCCCGAGGACGCGCGGCCTTAGGGGTGTGCCTCCTCCGGGCTCCACCAGCGGGCTCGCCGTTCCAGGAGGGCGGCCCCGGTGTAGCCGGCCAGGCTGACCGCCGCCAGGATCAGGGCGGCGGCGAACAGGCGGGGCATGTCCAAGTTGGTTTGGGCCAGCCACATGGTCCGCCCCAGCCCGCCCGAGGCCCCGGTCCATTCGGCCACCACCGCTCCGATCAGAGCCAGGGGGATGGCGGTCTTCAGGGCGGCGAAGGTGTAGGGTCGCGCCGAAGGCCACCGCAGATGGCGGAAGATCTCCCACGCCGAGGCGTCCCACGCCCGCAACAGCTCCAGCGCTGCCGGGTCCACCGCCCGCAGTCCGGTCATCAACGGGACGAGGGCCGGATAAAAGGTCAGCAGGGCGGTCATCAGCACCTTGGGGAGCGGCCCGAAGCCGAACCACAGGGTGAGGATGGGGGCGATGGCCACGAGCGGGATGGCCTTCAGCAGCAGCACCAGGGGCATGATCGCCCGCTCCAGGGGCGGCCAGAAGGCCGTGGCCACGGCCAGGGCCAGGGCGACGCCCATCCCCAGCGCCAGGCCGGCAGCGGCCTCCCCCAGGGTTACCCCCGTTGCCTGGAGATACAGCCCCCGCTCCGCCCAGAGCGTCGACAGGATCACGGAGGGAGCGGGGACCAGATACACCGGCACCCGGGCCTCGCGGACGATCAGCTCCCATCCCAGGAGGGCCAGCGGGAGGGCGAGGAGGGGCACCCATGGGGCCAGCCGCGCCCCCGAACGCAGGCGAGGAAGTTCCATTTCCATCGGGCTCATCTGGCGCCTCCCATCAGGGCTGCTCGAACGCGCTCCACCCATTCCCCGATCCGGCGCTCGTCGGTTCGTGGGCGCGGATCCGGGAGGGGGATGCGGGCTCGGATCCGGGCGGGGCGGCCGGCGAGGACCACCACCTCATCCCCCAGACGGACCGCCTCGTGGAGGTCGTGGGTCACCCAGAGGACGGTGGCGCCGAAGGCGCGCCACAGCCGCTCCACCTCCTCCAGCAGTTGTGTTCGGGTCAGGGCATCCAGGGCCGCGAAGGGCTCATCCATCAACCAGACGGCGGGGCCGGCGGCCAGGGTGCGGGCCAGGGCGACCCGCTGCTGCATGCCCCCCGAGAGCATCCGGGGGTAAGCCCGTTCGAACCCCTTCAGGCCCACCATCGCAATGAGCTCCTCTACCGTAAGGGGCGGCCGGAGGGCACGGCCGTTCACCTCCAGGGCGAGGCGGATGTTGCCTTCCACCGTGCGCCAGGGCAGCAGCGCCGGTTGCTGGCCCATCCAGCCGATGCGGCGGGCCGCCCGGGCCTGCGCAGGGGAGAGCTCCCCGATGCGGATCCGACCGGCGGTGGGCGTCAGCAGGCCGGCCGCCAGGCGGAGCAGGGTGGATTTGCCACACCCGCTGGGGCCCACGATCACGGTGAAGGAGCCGGGGCGGACCTCCAGGTTCAGGTCCTCAAAGATCACCCAGCGGCCCGAGGGGGCCGGGAAGGCGTGGTGAACGCGTTCCATCCGGATCTCCAGCATCCTGGGCCCTCTATCGATCCGCGGAAGGGATCACGCCGCGGCGGCCTTCCATCCGTTCCGGGAGGATGCGGAAGATCTCCCGAAGCCCCGGAGGCGGGCTTTCGAGCCGGTAGCGAGCGGCCAGCCGCGCGGCCAGGCCTTCGGGGCCTTCCGGGAAGATATCGGGGACGGCCCGGCCTTCCACCCGGACCCGTCGCAGGGGCGGCCAGGGCTCATCGATGAGCAACGTGACGTGGGGGTGAGCCCGGATGTAGCCCGGCCATCGGGAGCCCGGGAGGGCAGCGATCCAGAGGGCCGGGCGCTCCCAGAGATACCATACCGGCACCGCATACGGCCGGCCGTCCGCTCGCAGGCCGATCAGCCGGGCGATCCACGGCCCCTCCAGGAAAGCAACGATCTCCTCCGAACGGAGCCGTCGCAGGGAGAGCCCTTCCGGCTCGGCGGCGTAGGGCTGATACGCGGGGGCGCCCAGCCGGAGGGAGAGGCGAGCCGCCGCCGCCCGCAGGGCCTCGAAGAGGGCAGGCGCCGCGCGGGAGGCCGGCAGACGGACCGCCAGCGCCGCGGCAGGGTGGCGGCCGTCCGGGCAGATGGGGGCCGCAGCTTCGATTAACCCCCCGATGCGCCGACGGGCGATCCCTTCCCGCCGGATCCGCCCCCAGCGGGGGCCGGTTCGATGGGCGGCCAGGAAGATCCATCCGGGGGCGCTCCCATCGAGGGGAAGGCGGTCCCCCACGGCCCAACGGCCCACCAGGGGATGGGTGCCCAGGACTGCCTCGAGGACCACCACTTCCCCTCCGGCCGGGCGCAGCAGCGCGAGGCTTTCGGCGAACCCGCGGGCCTCGGCCCGGAACAGCTCCCGCAGCGCTTGTTCCGGGTGTGCCTGGGCGGCCAGCGCCCACCAGCGGGGGCCCAGGCGGTAAGGCCCGCGGGGGCCGGCCTGCTCCAAGTAACCGTGGGCCTTCAGGGTGTTCAGCAGCGCGAAGAGCCCGGTGCGGGAGAACCCGAAGCGCGCCTGCAGCGCCGCGGGGGCGACCCCCTCCGGCCGGGCGGCGATCCACTCCAGGATCCGCAGCGCCCGCTCCACCGCCGGCACCTGATGGATGTAGGCCAAGGATACCTCCGGTTCATTAAAGAAAACTATAATTTACTATAGCAGACTTTAGAGATCCGTCAAGCTCGCCCGGGGCTGCGGGTGCGTCCCAATTTTGTCGGCTGGGTGGGCGAGGGCATTGCCCTCGCCCACCCATGTAGGCCAACTCTGAGCAGTTGGTCCACATCGGGCTGGGCTTCCGACGATTTTGGGACACACCCCGGGGCTGCGGCAGGGCTTTCCGGTTTTCCAGAGGCGGGGTGGATAAGGGCGCTGGGGGATTGATTCCAGATCAACGGGTTCCAGACATGACAGGTAGGGGCGACCCGCCGGGTCGCCCCTACCGGATCCGGCCGTGGCCCCGAAAAACCGGAGAGCGCTGGGGGCTACGGCGTGTTTCAGGGCGGATCGAGCGTAGGGAGATAATCAGGGTCAGGCGGAGACCCGCCTGACCCTTTATCGCGCTTCGATGCCGCCGAGGGGCTCAGGAGGAGTGGGATGGATGCGCGATGGGGATCAGGCGATAGGCGGCCAGGAAGATGAGGGCGGCGGCGGAGACGATGCCCACGGCCAGCAGCCATTCGGTGAGGGTGGGGAAGTAATCGAAGCTCAGGCCCGGGCCGGTGAAGGCGAGGCGCAGGGCCTCGAACTCGGGCACCACCAGCGCGGGGATCACCAGGTTCAGCTTGGCGCTGAGGCTGGTGAAGGCCACGAGCCCGCCGGCGGCCGCCAGGACGGCAGGCCGAGCCCCGGGCAGGAGCAGCAGGATCAGCGGAAGGACCAGCCCCAAGGCGATCTCGAAGATCCAGAAGACCCAGGAGAACGGCCCGAAGAGGATCAAGCGCAGGGCCTCCACCCGGCTCGGGACCCCCGCGTAGAGGGTGGTGGAGTATTCCGCCCAAAGCAGCACGAGGGTGAACAGGAGCAGGCCCAGCACCAGGCCGCGCAGGAACCGGAGGGCTTCGGCGTCGGCGTGGCCCAGGAGGATCGAGAGGAAGAGAACCAGGGCCGCTCCGCCCAATGCGCCATCGGCCAGGAAGCGGATGGGGATCAGAGCGGATTCCCACAGGCCCTGGGCGCTGACCACCCCGAAGAGCGCCCCCTCAGCGCCTCCCATGATCACGGCCAGGAGCAGACCGAGGCCGAACAGCGGCCGGATAGCCGGGCTCTCCGGCTGCGCCTTCTTGAGATAGACCAGAGCCAGGAGGAGCAGCCCGTAGATCAGGTAGAACCAGGCCATCCAGGCCATGAGCGAGGTAGGCTGAGTCGAAAGATAAAGCTTCCAGAAGCGGAGGGGATGGCTGAGGTCGAGCCAGATGGCCAGCAACCCTCCGGCCAGGGCGGCCAGGGCGGCGAAGAGGGCGATCCCACTCAGGGGCTGCAAGGCTTTCACCCGCAAACCTTCTCCGAGGGCGGCGACAGCGAAGGCCCCGATGGAGATCCCGGCCAGGGTGGTGTAAACGGCCACCCACAGCCCCCAGGGGACGTAGGTGTTATAGGCAGCGACCGTGTGCCCGCCGGTGAGGCGCTGGATCAAGCCCACCACGCCGGCCAGCAAGCCAACGATGGCGATCCCCCACAGGATCCTCTCGACAGCGCTCATCCCCCGCATGATCTTCTCTGCTCGGCTCATGAGGACCTCCCGGTGCATTCGTTGGATGGCAGCGAATCAGAGTGCTCTGCAAGGACAGCGTCCAGCCATTCCAGATCCAGCCGGATGGCCTCGTGGGCGAAGGCGGCCAGCCCGGTGAAGAAGGGATCGGTGGTGTTAGAGGCCAGGGCCTCGCAGAAACGTGGCAGCCAGGGTAAGACGTGTCGGCGGAGGAACTCCCGGCTGGCCTGCAGGATCCGCCAGCGCTCCGCGTCATGGGTTGCCTCAGCAGCCCGTCGGGCCAGGTAGGCCAGGAAGCCCAGCTCCAAGGCGATGTGGTCGGGCGGGATCCGCCAGTTGGTCTCCGGCATAGCGGACCACTGCAGGTAGAAGCGGCGGACGGCTACCGCCGCGGGGCCCATCAATCGCTCGCCATGCAAATAGAACGAGGCGAAAGGAGGGGCAGGGACGCGGCCGGGGCCTTCCATCAAGCGGGTCATCTCGATGTTGAGGGCCTCGATCAAAGCCCGGTCGTTGACCGCGTCCCGGATGCGGCCTTGCAGCTGTTGGAGCCCTAAGGCCAGGGGCGAGCCTGGCTCCAGGGCCAGGCTCGCCACCGCGTTCAGGACCTTCTCGGTCAAGGGGTAAGAGAAGAGGGCCCGCAGCAGGCTGTAGAGACCTTCGCGTTCTTTCAGCTCGCGCTCCATCACCGGCTCTCCTTAGCCGAGCTTGCGGACCTTAACGATCACATCACCGTAGGCGGGCTGCCCCATGATGGGCGACAGGTTCTCGGGATCCACCAGGGCGTTGTGGTTCGGTGTGATGTCTTGGAAGGCCCACGTCTTGCCCAGGCCGGGGCTGAAACGCCCGCCTCCGCCGAACGGCAGCCGCAGCACGCCGGGCCGGATGGTCTCCACCAGGACGACCTTCCCACGGGTCTTGAACCCCTGCGGCGTCTCCAGTTCCACCAGATCCCCCGTCTTCAGCCCGAGGCGCTCCCCGTCAGCGCGGTTCATCTGGATCACGCCGATGGACCAGGTCCCGCGGGGGATGCGCACGCGGCGGCCGGTCGGCGTAGGCCCGTTCTCCCCGAGGATCACCTCCTCCACCACCCGTTCGTCGTTCAGCGGCATCCAGAGGTCCTCCGTGGGCAGCCGCCCCAGCCAGTCCACCATCTGGGTGCCGGACATGGCGTGGTGGATGCGGCCGGAGATCACCTGGAAGGGATACTCCTCCCGATACTTGGCGTAATCCGGGTTGGTGTAGGGGTTCCAGCGGGTTTCGAACCAGTAGAAGGTGGAGGGATACTTCTGCCAGCCGAGGCGCGCGATGCTGGGCGGCGTCTCGCCGGCCTCCTCGATCAGCTTGTTGTATTTGGCGTAACGGCCTTTGCGCTGCACCTGGCCGTCTTTCTCCACCGTGTAATCCCAGACGAACTCCACCTTCTTGCTGTCGGTCTGAAGCACCCCGCCGCCGTGGAACCGCTTCCAGCTCATGGGCCACACCGCCACGCCGTGGTGCTCCCGCAGCCACTGGACGGTGAGCGGCTCCCCGCGGATCTCCTTCTTCTCGTCATCGATCTGCACGCGGCCGGCCTCCAGGGAGTCCGGCGTGCCGAGGAGCTTGTAGCCCTTGGGCAGGTTGGGGTAGGGGAGCGGCTCTCCGGTGTTGGGCCGCCCGGGGGCTACCCGCAGGGCTTCGTTCCAGAAGTCTTCCTCGGTGGGGTATTTCTCCCAGAAGTCCTTCGGCTGGATGTCGGGATCACCCTTTTCGTGGAGTTTGCGAGCCAGCGCCCAGCAGATCTCATACTGGGTCTTGGATTCATACATCGGGCGGATGACGAAGTCGCGCAGGTAGAGCACGGGATGGACCGGATAGATGTCCGAGAGGCTCATGCGCTCCATATAACTGGCCTCGGGGAGGACCACATCGGCGTAGAGCCCCGTCTCGAGGAAGACGGTATCGATGTAGACCACCAGCTCCACCTTGTAGTTCCCCGTCTCGTCCTTCGCCGTCAGGGCCTCGATCCATTTCTGGGTGTTGGAGCCGGTGATCACCGGGTTCCCGGTGCGGATGAAGTAGGCTTTGATGGGGTAGCGGTGGCCGCGGAACGGGCCGTAGCGCAGGGTGACCCCTTCGATGAAACGGCGCGGGTAGTCGCCCACCACATCATCCCACGCCGCCGGCCAGTCTCCGTAGCCGTCCATGTGGAGCTCCTCGATCTTCCCCTTGACCTCCCGGCCGTTGACGATGCGGGTGACCTCGCGCTTGAGGAAGTCCCCGCCGGAGGCTTTGCCGCCCTTGCTGCTCTTGACCAGCTCCGTGTCGATGGCCCCGCCCGGGACCTCCATGTTCCCGGTGATGACGTTGAGGGCGGTGCCCAGGATGGAGGCCGTGTAGCCGTTGTAGTGGTGGCCGATGCCGTTCATCCCCCATACCAGGGCCGCCGGCTTGGTGATCCCGAAGGTGTGAGCCAGCTCGGCGATGGTCTGGGCGTCGATGCCGGTCCGCTCCGCGGCCCACTCCAGGGAGAAATAGGGCAGCCCGTTGAGGGGATCCTTGCGGTCCCACCAGCTCCGGAAGGCGGCCTCGAACTCCTCCCAGCCCTGGCTGTATTCCTTGAAGGACCAGTCGATGTAGCGGCGGAACGGATCGTCGTCCCGGTGGTTCTCCAGGATGTAGCGCAGCATCGCTGCGAAGAGGTCGGCGTCCGTCCCGGGCCGGATGGGGATCCAGCGATCCGCCTTGGTGGCGGTGTTGGAGAAGGCGGGGTCGATGACGATGATGCGGGCTCCGGCCAGCTTGGCCTCCACCGTGCCTCGGGATTCGTAGTTGATCCGGGTGGCGGTGAAGGGGTTCCAGCCGACGTAGATGATCAGCCGGGTGCGGTAGCTGTAATCGTTCTTCAGGCTGCCGTCCGGCTGCCGGACCAGCACCGGGCGCATGATGTCAGGCTCGATGCGCTTGCCCCCGAACATGAGCTTGGGCCCGTGGCGGCGCGGCGTGTCGCAGATCGAGCCGTGCTCCACGGTGTGGGGCGTGCCGAAGGCGCGGAAGAGATAGTAGTAAGGATCCCGATCGGTCACGTCCCCGCAGTCCATGATCACTGACTCGGCCCCGTATTTCTGCTTGATCTCGATGAGCTTCGTGGCGATGTAATCGAGGGCCTCCTCCCATGAGACCCGCTTGAATTTGCCTTCTCCTCGCTCGCCCACCCGGATCATCGGGTATTTGATCCGGTTGACGTTGTAGACCAGCTGCAGGCCACTCACCCCTTTGGCGCACACGGTCCCCGAGTTATAGGGGACGTGGATGTTGCCGTAGATGTTGGAGATCACGCCGTTCTCGACCTCGACAGCGAGGCCGCACTCGGCGGGGCACATCACGCAGGCGGTGTAGACCACCCGCTTGCCGGCCTCCTGTTGCTGTCGGGCCTCGCTGGCGCTGAGGGTTTTGAAGCCGTGGCCCAGGGCGGCCATGGCCGCCAGGCCTCCGGCGGAGGCCCCGGCCAGTTTCAGAAAATCCCGACGGGAGATAGTTTTGGTCGCGATCATCCCGGACCTCCCTCAAACCAGGTAAAAGACCTTGGGCTCCGTGCCCAGCTCCTCCTTCAGGCGGATCACATTGGGCTGGCTGACCAGCTCGGCGACCAGGCTCTGGGGATCGTTCAGATCCCCGAAGTAGGTAGCCCGCCCCATGCAGGAGAGCACGCACGCGGGCAGCTGCCCCCGCTCGATGCGATGGAGGCAGAAGTGACACTTGCGCACGTTGCCGACGGGAGAGGCATCCCGGCGTCGGAGGCGGCCCTGGCCATATTCGGGGGAGGGGAGCAGCTCATAGGGTTGGGGCTGGCCGCCCTCGAAATCGCTGTAGAAGTAGCCGGCGTCGAAGGAGCGGGCGGCGTAAGGGCATGCGGTGATGCAATAGCGGCACCCGATGCACTGGTCATAATTGATCACTACGATCCCATCGGCCCGCTTCCACGTCGCCCCCACCGGGCACACGGGAACACAGGGCGGGTTTTCGCACTGCATGCACGGCCGCGGGATGAAGCGTCGGGAGACGTGCGGGTAAGTCCCCCGGGTCTCCGTCAGCACGGGCCGGTAGGCGATGCCGGGCGGCAGTTTGTTCTCCGAGATGCAGGCCACCGTGCAGGCGTAGCATCCCACGCATTTGCGCAAATCGATGACCATCGCCCAGCGTCGCTGTTCCACCGGCTTCTGCAACGCCCGTCGGAGATCCTCCATCATGCGCACCACGGGGTGTTGCCCGCTCATCGCCTCCGGGAGCTCAGGGGGTGGCTCCAGCTCCCCCACCGGGGCACCCGGTGGGGCCGCCTCGACCTGATCCAGGATCCCCTGTGCGGCAGCAGGGGCGATCAGGGAGGCGAAGATCCCGCTGGCGAACCGCGCCAGGAACGCCCTCCGCGTCGCCAGGTCCGGCTTTCGAGTGCGGTTTTCTTGAACCATCGCATGCGCTCCCGAGCGAAGCTTTCCTTCGATTTCGAGCATAAAGGACCTGTGCCCTCCATGGGCCTGGGGCTCCTCCGGAAAGGAGACCTGGGAATTTTCCCAGTTCCAGACCCGGAAGGATCCGGGGACGTAGCCACCCGTCTTCATCCCCGTTACAATGGAAACGGGGCCAGGGCGCATAGCCGTCTGATCCTGCGGAGGCTCTGATGCGGGGGATGCCCTGGCAGATCTTCCTGGTCTTCGTGCTGGTTGCCTGTCAGAGGGAGCCTGCCATCCCGGTTCGCCTCTCCGAATCCCTCCTCCCTTCGACGGCCCTCCGCGTCTCCCTGGAGGCGGATGGCCCATGGATCTGGAGCTTCGATCGGCGGCTGGAGCCCAAGGAGGACATCCGGATGAACGCCTCCCTCCTCCGCTGGTTGGAGAGGCAGACCGGGCTCCGCTTCCGCCTTCGGATGGCGCCGCGGGGGCAGAGCGTGGCGGATGAGATCTGCGCAGGCCGGGTGCACTTCGGGATCGTCGGCACGGTCACCTACCTGCAGGCGTATCATCGGTGTGGGGCGCGGATCCTGGTGCGGGGCCGCAACCGGGAGGGTCAGGATACTTACCGGGCGGCCATCGTGGTCCCGCCGGATAGCCCGATCCGGGATCTTGCGGATCTGCGAGGGCGGTCCTTCGCCTTCGGCTCCCCGAACTCGACCCAGGGTCATTTAATCCCTCGCCTTATGTTGCAGCGCGCAGGCCTCACCTTGCACGACCTCCGCGCGTATGCCTTCCATGACTCCCACGCCGCCACCGCCAACGCGGTGATCAGCGGCCGCTACGACGCGGGAGGGCTGCAGGACACCCTGGCGCTGGCCCTCGCCGAACGGGGGCTGGTGCGCATCCTGGTCCTCTCAGAGCCGTATCCGTCCAGCGGCATCATCGCAGGGCCTGGGGTGCCGGAGAAGACAGCCCAGATGGTTCGGGAGGCGCTTCTGACTCTGGATCCCGTGGGGCGCGATCGGGCCTTCCTGTATCACTGGGAGCGGTCCGAGATGCCCCTGGGATTCGCCCCGGCTCGGGATGAGGAATACGCGGATCTGTATTGGATCGCCCGGGAGATCGGCTTGCTGGAGCCATGAGATGAGTCGTCTCTGGTTGTGGCTGGACCGCTATCTGCCTCGGCGCTTGACCACGCGCCTCATCCTGGCGCTGGTGATCCTGGTGGTGTCCGCGGGGGTCATCACCACGGGCATCCTCAACGCGCTGCTCGTTCGCACCCTGCGGGCGGAGCTGATCCGCAGCGGGCAGTCCCTGACGCGGGCGCTGGGGGAGAACCTGGCCAACGCCCTGGCGGAGATGGATCTGGTCACGGTCCAGGAGCTCCTGAACGCCGTCGTCCGGGAGAACGGCGATGTGATCTACGCCTTCGCGGTCGCCCCGGACGGGCGGGTGGTGCACACGTTCCCGGACGGCTTCCCGGCCGATTTGCTGCGGCTGATCCCCGCTCGCCCCGAGTCCGCGGGTGAAGGCCTCTTGTTGAAGACCGAACGCGGCCTGGTACGGGACTTCGCCTACCGGCCGCTGGATGGGATCCCGGCGGAGATCCATGTGGGCCTCAGCGAGGCGCGCATCGTCGCGTTGCAGGCCTGGGTGACCCGCTTTCTGATCGGACTGACCGCCCTCGGCTGTCTGGTCGCGGCCGGGATGGCCTACAGTTTCGGCCGCGTGGTGGTTTTCCCTCTGGTGGAGCTGGCCCGTCAGGCTCAGCGTCTGGGCCAAGGTCACCTCGATGAGCGGGTCCATCTGCCGCCCGGCGGGGAGATCGGGGATCTCGCCCGTGCCTTCAACCAGATGGCGGATGAGATCCAGCAAGCGATCCGTCGGCTGCAGGATTCCGAGGCGGGCTATCGCAACCTCTTGATGGCGGCCAGCGCGGTGGGCGAGGGCATCGCCCTGATCGGGGCGGAGGGCCCGGAGGAGGGGAAGCTGCTCTTCGTCAACGAGGCCTTCGCCCGCCAGCTGGGCTGCCGGCCGGAGGAGCTCCTCGGGTTGAACGCGGCCAGCATCCTGCCTCCCCGTTCGGTGGAGATCGCCTCCCGGCTCTGGCAGAGCCTCCGCCAGGGGCAGCCCGTCGCCCCGGTCGAGCTGGTGGTGACCGACCGGGAGGGTCGATCTCGTGTCCTGGAGACCATGGGGACCCGCATCCGCTATCAAGGCCGATGGGTCCTGGTCTGGTTCGCCCGGGACATCACCGAGCGCAAGGCGCGGGAGGAGGCCCTCCGCCGTCGGAACCGCGAGCTGATGGCGCTGAACGCGGTGGCCCTGGCCATGGGGGAGTCCCTCCCGCCGGACCGCCTTCTACAGCGCGTTCTGCAACAGGTTCTGAACGCCCTGGAGCTCCAGGTGGGTTGGATCTGCATGCTGGATGAGGCGGATCAGCCCTATCTGGCCATCTGGTACGGCCCGGAGCTGCTGTCGGTCCCTTCGATGGAGTCGCTGTTCAGCTTCCCGGTGTGCCGTTGCGGCCAGGTGTTACGGGATGGGCGGCCGGCGGTGGTGGGGGCCTCGGAATCGGCCTGCGCCGTATATCGCATCCGTTCGCTGCTCGGGATGCCTCTGGTCTGCCATGCCGCGGTGCCGATCCCGATCGGAGGGCGCGTCCGCGGGGTTCTGGGGGTGGCCGCGGAGGATCTGGAGGCGTTCAACGAGGCGGAGATGGCGCTGCTGGTGACCGTGGGGCAGCAGATCGGCCTGGCCCTGGAGAACGCCCAGCTCTGGGAGGAACTGCGTCGCAAGGAGAGGATCCGCGGGGAGCTGCTGGCTCGCCTGATGCGCGCCCAGGAGGAGGAGCGCCTCCGCATCGCCCGCGAGCTTCACGATGGGATCGGCCAGTCCCTGAGCGCGCTGGTCTTCGGGCTGAACGCGGTCAGCCTGGCCCTCACCCAGGCGCCCTCGGAGGTGCCCCGGTTGCTGGATCGTCTGAAGATCTCCGCCAGCGAGACCATCCGGGAGCTTCAGACGATCATCTATGATCTGCGCCCCACGCTTCTGGACGACCTGGGCCTGATCCAGGCCCTGAAATGGTATACCCGGGAGCGCCTTGAGGCGCGCGACGTCCGCGTGATCTTCGAGATCCCGGAGCACGTTCCGCGCCTCCCCCCTGAGATCGAAACGGCGCTCTTTCGGATCGCCCAAGAGGCCATCACGAACATCTGCAAGCATGCGGAGGCGACCGAGGCGCGCATCCGCCTCGCGTTGCAGCCGGGATGGGTGGAGCTCGAGATCGCGGACAATGGGATCGGCTTCGTCTGGTCAGAGGTCCAGAAGGGGGATGGCGCCCGCCGAGGGTGGGGGCTGCTCGGGATCCAGGAACGGGTGGAGTTGCTGGGCGGGGAGATGAAGATCGAAAGCGCGCCCGGGCAGGGGACACGCCTTCGGGTTCGCCTGCCGATGGGAGGGTAGGAGATGGGGATCCGCATCCTGATCGCCGATGACCATGCGATCGTGCGCGCCGGCATCCGGGCGCTGCTTCAGCTGTATCCGGATTTCGAGGTCGTGGGCGAGGCGGCGGATGGCCATGAGGCCATCCTTCAGACGCGCCGGCTGCAGCCGGACATCGTCCTGATGGACATCGGGATG
Proteins encoded in this window:
- the nrfD gene encoding NrfD/PsrC family molybdoenzyme membrane anchor subunit translates to MSRAEKIMRGMSAVERILWGIAIVGLLAGVVGLIQRLTGGHTVAAYNTYVPWGLWVAVYTTLAGISIGAFAVAALGEGLRVKALQPLSGIALFAALAALAGGLLAIWLDLSHPLRFWKLYLSTQPTSLMAWMAWFYLIYGLLLLALVYLKKAQPESPAIRPLFGLGLLLAVIMGGAEGALFGVVSAQGLWESALIPIRFLADGALGGAALVLFLSILLGHADAEALRFLRGLVLGLLLFTLVLLWAEYSTTLYAGVPSRVEALRLILFGPFSWVFWIFEIALGLVLPLILLLLPGARPAVLAAAGGLVAFTSLSAKLNLVIPALVVPEFEALRLAFTGPGLSFDYFPTLTEWLLAVGIVSAAALIFLAAYRLIPIAHPSHSS
- a CDS encoding ABC transporter permease, with the protein product MSPMEMELPRLRSGARLAPWVPLLALPLALLGWELIVREARVPVYLVPAPSVILSTLWAERGLYLQATGVTLGEAAAGLALGMGVALALAVATAFWPPLERAIMPLVLLLKAIPLVAIAPILTLWFGFGPLPKVLMTALLTFYPALVPLMTGLRAVDPAALELLRAWDASAWEIFRHLRWPSARPYTFAALKTAIPLALIGAVVAEWTGASGGLGRTMWLAQTNLDMPRLFAAALILAAVSLAGYTGAALLERRARWWSPEEAHP
- a CDS encoding ABC transporter substrate-binding protein, which gives rise to MRFFSNSIGAQLRAGIVLVLILIAGCTTPAPPATPTPALRHMVFMAGYKPQANLPFVGVYVAKEKGYFAAEGLDVEIQHSTGRGEHLQLLMAGGVQVTTQDAAVLLQRRADPGLPLVSIALIGQRGQQAFAALKSSGMQTPKDWEGKKVGYKGTPPPDLFAIMEAAGVDRNRVELVNVGFDPRVLVQGLVDVYPLFKSNEPYLLQQMGYELVMWDAADYGVPTLGLTYVTSEEQIQRDPGLLVRFLRAALKGIEDARANPEEAVDIVLRYAPQADRGHMRFMLETELKDAESEVTRAHGLGWQTREQWEALYEVLRRYNAIPKPVEIERVFTNELLQKARGR
- a CDS encoding ABC transporter ATP-binding protein, producing the protein MLEIRMERVHHAFPAPSGRWVIFEDLNLEVRPGSFTVIVGPSGCGKSTLLRLAAGLLTPTAGRIRIGELSPAQARAARRIGWMGQQPALLPWRTVEGNIRLALEVNGRALRPPLTVEELIAMVGLKGFERAYPRMLSGGMQQRVALARTLAAGPAVWLMDEPFAALDALTRTQLLEEVERLWRAFGATVLWVTHDLHEAVRLGDEVVVLAGRPARIRARIPLPDPRPRTDERRIGEWVERVRAALMGGAR
- a CDS encoding pyridoxamine 5'-phosphate oxidase family protein; translation: MAYIHQVPAVERALRILEWIAARPEGVAPAALQARFGFSRTGLFALLNTLKAHGYLEQAGPRGPYRLGPRWWALAAQAHPEQALRELFRAEARGFAESLALLRPAGGEVVVLEAVLGTHPLVGRWAVGDRLPLDGSAPGWIFLAAHRTGPRWGRIRREGIARRRIGGLIEAAAPICPDGRHPAAALAVRLPASRAAPALFEALRAAAARLSLRLGAPAYQPYAAEPEGLSLRRLRSEEIVAFLEGPWIARLIGLRADGRPYAVPVWYLWERPALWIAALPGSRWPGYIRAHPHVTLLIDEPWPPLRRVRVEGRAVPDIFPEGPEGLAARLAARYRLESPPPGLREIFRILPERMEGRRGVIPSADR
- a CDS encoding TorD/DmsD family molecular chaperone, with the protein product MERELKEREGLYSLLRALFSYPLTEKVLNAVASLALEPGSPLALGLQQLQGRIRDAVNDRALIEALNIEMTRLMEGPGRVPAPPFASFYLHGERLMGPAAVAVRRFYLQWSAMPETNWRIPPDHIALELGFLAYLARRAAEATHDAERWRILQASREFLRRHVLPWLPRFCEALASNTTDPFFTGLAAFAHEAIRLDLEWLDAVLAEHSDSLPSNECTGRSS